The proteins below are encoded in one region of Paenarthrobacter ilicis:
- a CDS encoding ferredoxin reductase, with translation MMEVLPGTAVQEPQRILGLEMPWNRVMGSSEAPARAARALGPWHPQEFMAECVETVPEVGGMMTFVFRRCDGAPLAFRAGQYVNVAFPVNGPDQDPADRSYSLSSSPTEPWTFNITVKCDPTGLVSPWVHQNIKPGVVLEMLGPVGAFHLPDADRRARYLLLAAGAGITPIMSMVRTIHSLPGQADVVVLYHGSEAGGFAFHRELAYIASVDSRIKVFYSLGDRNKPDGWEGLSGRLTAAMLEEVAPDANGRQVYACGPEGYLNRATELLKSVGVDDTSIYMEFFTGDRQTLLEYQSELALAADIAEEIAEEIADSAEDYFESQPAAFGLYEPGYDADGTLEASGLPLEAADAEAPTEVSDVGAAAAPAAGTPDASTFDTVGTGSLTLSFMRTGINVRIDPSEHILGVAQRAGVRIGANCKEGMCGSCKVVKVSGEIEMNHQGGIRAREIEAGKFLPCCSTAQTDLVIDA, from the coding sequence ATGATGGAAGTCCTTCCTGGCACGGCAGTCCAGGAACCGCAACGAATCCTTGGGCTGGAAATGCCATGGAACCGTGTGATGGGAAGCAGCGAGGCACCTGCCCGGGCCGCCCGGGCCCTGGGCCCGTGGCATCCTCAAGAGTTCATGGCCGAATGCGTGGAGACCGTCCCGGAGGTGGGCGGCATGATGACCTTCGTGTTCCGTCGCTGCGACGGTGCTCCGTTGGCATTCCGCGCCGGGCAGTACGTCAACGTTGCCTTCCCGGTCAATGGCCCGGACCAGGATCCGGCGGACCGCAGCTACTCGCTGTCCAGTTCCCCCACCGAACCCTGGACCTTCAACATCACGGTCAAATGCGATCCCACGGGATTGGTCTCGCCGTGGGTGCACCAGAACATCAAGCCCGGCGTTGTCCTTGAAATGCTGGGTCCGGTAGGGGCGTTCCACCTGCCGGATGCGGACAGGCGCGCCCGGTACCTTCTGCTGGCCGCCGGCGCCGGGATCACCCCCATCATGTCCATGGTGCGCACCATCCACTCCTTGCCGGGACAGGCTGACGTTGTGGTGCTCTATCACGGCTCCGAGGCAGGCGGCTTCGCGTTTCACCGCGAATTGGCGTACATCGCCTCGGTGGATTCGCGCATTAAGGTCTTTTACTCCCTGGGCGACCGCAACAAACCCGATGGCTGGGAGGGCCTCAGCGGACGCCTGACAGCGGCAATGCTCGAGGAGGTGGCGCCGGATGCCAATGGGCGGCAGGTTTATGCCTGCGGACCGGAAGGCTACTTGAACAGGGCCACCGAGCTCCTGAAAAGCGTGGGCGTGGACGACACGTCCATCTACATGGAGTTCTTCACCGGGGACCGCCAAACCCTTCTGGAATACCAGTCCGAGCTTGCGCTCGCCGCTGACATCGCAGAAGAAATCGCGGAGGAAATCGCCGATTCCGCAGAGGACTATTTCGAGAGCCAGCCTGCGGCGTTTGGTCTCTACGAGCCCGGCTACGATGCCGACGGCACCCTGGAAGCCTCCGGGCTGCCCTTGGAGGCCGCGGACGCTGAAGCGCCAACAGAGGTGTCCGACGTCGGCGCTGCCGCAGCTCCCGCTGCGGGGACCCCTGATGCGTCCACCTTCGACACCGTGGGCACCGGCAGCCTCACGCTCTCCTTCATGCGGACCGGCATCAACGTCCGGATCGATCCTTCGGAGCACATCCTGGGGGTAGCCCAGCGGGCGGGGGTCAGGATCGGTGCCAACTGCAAGGAGGGCATGTGTGGCTCCTGCAAGGTGGTCAAGGTCTCCGGAGAGATCGAGATGAACCACCAGGGCGGTATCCGCGCACGGGAGATCGAGGCCGGTAAGTTCCTTCCTTGCTGCTCCACGGCACAGACGGATCTGGTGATTGACGCCTGA
- a CDS encoding aromatic ring-hydroxylating oxygenase subunit alpha, whose translation MTAPVNVAPTQRGKLKSSVPAEQMAEINDLFDFRRKGYSLDAPFYTDPTVFGVDMQAIFGQHWIFAGSIAELPEPGDYITVNYGPYSLIVLRNDDGGVNVLHNVCRHRGARVLTESTGSTGNLVCGYHSWTYAPSGDLIHASAPGETTFDKGCFGLKRAHSRTVAGLIFVCVADEPPADFDETAKIFEPYLAPHDLAKTKIAYQQNIVEEGNWKLVMENNRECYHCDGHPELACSLFPTWGLTEGLIPTHLEEVWERNKQAQSSLEERCRRYGLPYEVVEELDTRIAGIRISRESLDGEGESFSPDGRRLSKKLLGDLRDFRLGRCSMHLQPNSWFHFQSDHVITFGVFPINEHQTLVRTTWLVADDAVEGVDYDLDKLTYTWKQTNLQDKAFVELCQTGAGSPAYEPGPYMKSEYQVEAFINWYVQRVQEHLA comes from the coding sequence ATGACTGCTCCAGTGAACGTCGCCCCCACTCAACGGGGAAAATTGAAATCATCTGTCCCCGCAGAGCAGATGGCGGAGATCAACGATCTCTTTGACTTCAGGCGCAAGGGTTACTCCCTGGATGCGCCGTTCTATACGGACCCCACCGTCTTTGGGGTCGACATGCAGGCCATCTTTGGCCAGCACTGGATCTTCGCCGGAAGCATCGCCGAGCTTCCCGAGCCGGGCGACTACATCACCGTGAATTACGGGCCCTACTCCCTGATTGTTTTGCGCAACGACGACGGCGGGGTCAACGTACTCCACAATGTGTGCCGTCACCGTGGTGCCCGCGTACTCACGGAATCCACGGGATCAACAGGAAACCTGGTGTGCGGCTACCACTCGTGGACTTACGCTCCCAGCGGCGACCTGATCCACGCCTCGGCGCCGGGGGAGACCACGTTCGACAAGGGATGTTTCGGCCTCAAGCGCGCCCACAGCCGCACTGTTGCCGGCCTCATCTTCGTGTGCGTCGCCGACGAGCCGCCCGCCGACTTTGATGAAACAGCCAAGATCTTCGAGCCCTACCTTGCGCCGCACGACCTCGCCAAAACCAAGATTGCCTACCAGCAGAACATTGTTGAAGAAGGCAACTGGAAGCTGGTCATGGAGAACAACCGTGAGTGCTACCACTGCGATGGCCACCCGGAACTCGCCTGCTCGCTCTTCCCCACCTGGGGCCTCACCGAAGGGCTGATCCCCACCCATCTGGAGGAAGTCTGGGAACGCAACAAGCAAGCCCAGTCCTCCCTGGAAGAGCGCTGCCGCCGCTACGGCCTTCCCTACGAGGTCGTGGAAGAACTGGACACCCGGATCGCCGGCATCCGCATTTCCCGCGAATCCCTGGACGGCGAGGGGGAGTCCTTCTCGCCGGACGGCCGCCGGCTTTCCAAAAAACTCCTGGGCGATTTGCGGGACTTCCGGCTGGGCCGCTGCTCCATGCACCTGCAGCCCAACAGCTGGTTCCACTTCCAAAGTGACCACGTCATCACGTTTGGAGTCTTCCCCATCAACGAACACCAAACGCTGGTCCGCACCACCTGGCTGGTTGCGGACGACGCGGTGGAGGGCGTGGATTACGACCTGGACAAGCTCACCTACACATGGAAGCAGACCAACCTCCAGGACAAGGCCTTTGTGGAGCTCTGCCAGACGGGCGCCGGAAGCCCGGCCTACGAGCCCGGCCCGTACATGAAGAGCGAATACCAGGTTGAAGCGTTCATCAACTGGTACGTCCAGCGGGTGCAGGAGCACTTGGCATGA
- a CDS encoding GntR family transcriptional regulator: MVFETLAQVEDAGRKSLADTAYERLRDRLLMLDIKPGDLLNDEQLARELGIGRTPVREALKRLELDRLVVTYSRRGTFATRVEVTDLAFISEIRTQLEPLAAARAARVASPATRQKLREVMAAVEDFDVSKATVVETLRLDASVHQGIYAAAANPHLEDTLIRYDNLATRIWCLVLDRLPNLEHHVREHLDLLRAVIDGDEEKAAELARDHVTGFERAVRQALFAA; encoded by the coding sequence GTGGTGTTTGAAACTCTGGCGCAGGTAGAGGATGCCGGCAGGAAATCCCTTGCTGATACCGCCTACGAGCGGCTGCGGGACCGGCTCCTCATGCTGGATATCAAGCCCGGCGACCTCCTGAACGACGAACAGCTGGCCAGGGAACTCGGCATTGGGCGGACCCCGGTGCGGGAAGCCCTGAAGCGGCTGGAGCTGGACCGCCTTGTTGTCACCTACTCCCGCAGGGGGACGTTTGCCACCAGGGTGGAGGTGACGGACCTGGCGTTCATCTCCGAGATCCGGACGCAGTTGGAACCCTTGGCGGCCGCCCGCGCTGCACGCGTGGCGTCCCCCGCCACGCGGCAGAAGCTTCGGGAGGTGATGGCCGCCGTCGAGGACTTTGACGTCAGCAAGGCGACGGTGGTGGAGACCCTCCGCCTGGATGCCAGCGTCCATCAGGGGATCTACGCCGCCGCAGCCAACCCCCACCTGGAAGATACCCTGATCCGCTACGACAACCTGGCCACGCGCATCTGGTGCCTGGTGTTGGACCGTCTTCCCAACCTGGAGCACCACGTCCGTGAGCACCTGGACCTTCTCCGGGCAGTGATCGACGGCGACGAGGAGAAGGCTGCGGAATTGGCGCGGGACCACGTGACCGGTTTTGAGCGGGCCGTACGCCAGGCGCTGTTCGCCGCATAA
- the purU gene encoding formyltetrahydrofolate deformylase — translation MASHPTTTLPRPDGLNEEQASQEQQDRKFVLTLSCVERAGIVQAVTTFLFDRGFNIDEHQQFDDGIRQTLHLRTAFSGSPDFTPERLEEEFSAIAERFDMKFSFHDQTKKRVLVMVSKFGHCLNDLIFRWRGGSLGGDLVAVASNHETHRAMAEAAGLPFIHIPVTADTKAQAEQKLLDLVEEYNVDLVVLARYMQVLSDDLCRALEGRAINIHHSFLPGFKGARPYHQAYDRGVKLVGATAHYVTADLDEGPIIEQEVIRVDHSYGPTTLSTVGQDAEALALSRAVKWHCEHRVLLDQTSTVVFR, via the coding sequence ATGGCATCACACCCCACAACCACACTTCCCCGGCCGGACGGGCTCAATGAAGAGCAGGCCAGCCAGGAACAGCAGGACCGGAAGTTCGTGCTCACATTGTCGTGCGTCGAACGCGCCGGAATCGTCCAGGCCGTCACCACTTTCCTGTTCGATCGCGGCTTCAATATTGATGAGCACCAGCAGTTCGACGACGGCATCCGCCAGACCCTGCACCTCCGTACTGCGTTTTCCGGCTCCCCGGACTTCACGCCGGAGCGCCTCGAAGAAGAATTCAGCGCGATTGCTGAGCGCTTCGACATGAAGTTCAGCTTCCACGACCAAACCAAGAAGCGTGTCCTGGTGATGGTCTCCAAGTTCGGCCACTGCCTCAACGATCTTATTTTCCGTTGGCGCGGCGGGAGCCTTGGCGGGGACCTCGTGGCAGTGGCCTCGAACCACGAGACCCACCGTGCCATGGCCGAGGCCGCCGGACTTCCGTTCATCCACATCCCGGTAACGGCTGACACCAAAGCCCAGGCCGAGCAGAAGCTGCTGGACCTTGTGGAGGAGTACAACGTGGACCTGGTGGTCCTGGCCCGCTACATGCAGGTGCTCTCCGATGACCTGTGCAGGGCATTGGAAGGGCGGGCCATCAACATCCACCACTCGTTCCTGCCGGGATTCAAGGGCGCACGCCCCTACCACCAGGCCTACGACCGCGGCGTGAAGCTGGTGGGCGCCACTGCCCACTACGTCACCGCTGACCTGGACGAGGGGCCCATCATTGAGCAGGAAGTGATCCGCGTGGACCACAGCTACGGCCCCACTACGCTCTCCACTGTGGGCCAGGACGCCGAGGCCCTGGCGTTGTCCCGCGCCGTCAAGTGGCATTGCGAACACCGCGTACTGCTGGATCAGACCAGCACCGTGGTTTTCCGCTAA
- a CDS encoding LysR family transcriptional regulator — translation MIDPRLITLRVFARCGTVGATAELTGYSPSAVSAQLRELQRMLGMQLLTKDGRGVRLTATGRFLVAGSDALITEWETLKANAMEAGDQVQSRFGLGGFSTAAAQLLAPLAAALRTTRPQLEVQVLEANPSRCFDLLVAERIDLAVIVAMQSDAHVEDDPRFEQTVLLDDPLDVIIPGDHPLAARESVTLEELASEPWITEAAGSTYHSLFTAAFTAVGVTPRIAHEAVEWETQIAFVGAGLGVGLLPRLAPLHNAENVVRLRLTGKGKPARRIVAAARRGSISSPLIQESLGILQANAQRILTARPSDDFLERRVWGP, via the coding sequence ATGATCGATCCACGGCTCATTACCCTCCGCGTATTCGCGCGCTGCGGCACTGTGGGGGCCACCGCCGAACTCACCGGATACTCGCCCTCCGCAGTCTCCGCGCAGTTGCGGGAACTCCAGCGCATGCTCGGAATGCAGCTGCTCACCAAGGACGGCCGCGGGGTTCGCCTCACCGCCACGGGACGCTTCCTGGTGGCCGGCTCGGACGCCTTGATCACCGAGTGGGAGACCTTGAAGGCCAACGCCATGGAAGCCGGGGACCAGGTTCAGTCGCGGTTTGGCCTGGGCGGGTTCTCGACGGCGGCAGCCCAGTTGCTGGCGCCCCTCGCCGCCGCTTTGCGCACCACGCGGCCCCAGCTGGAGGTGCAGGTGCTGGAGGCCAACCCGTCCCGGTGTTTCGATCTATTGGTGGCTGAGCGCATCGACCTTGCCGTGATTGTTGCCATGCAGTCGGATGCGCACGTTGAAGACGATCCCCGGTTCGAACAAACCGTCCTCCTGGACGATCCGCTGGACGTCATCATTCCCGGCGACCACCCGCTGGCTGCACGGGAATCGGTGACGCTGGAGGAACTGGCTTCGGAGCCGTGGATTACCGAAGCGGCCGGCTCCACCTACCATTCCCTGTTCACGGCAGCATTCACCGCGGTGGGCGTTACGCCCCGGATAGCGCATGAGGCCGTGGAGTGGGAGACCCAGATCGCCTTTGTGGGCGCGGGCCTGGGTGTTGGCCTGCTGCCACGCCTGGCGCCGCTGCACAATGCCGAGAATGTGGTCCGGCTCCGCCTCACCGGGAAGGGAAAACCTGCGCGCCGGATTGTGGCCGCCGCCAGGAGGGGCAGCATCTCATCCCCGCTGATCCAGGAATCCCTGGGCATCCTGCAGGCCAACGCGCAACGCATCCTGACCGCGCGGCCCAGCGACGACTTTCTGGAGAGAAGGGTCTGGGGTCCCTAG